A genome region from Coprococcus phoceensis includes the following:
- a CDS encoding PDDEXK family nuclease, with amino-acid sequence MLEKEIEKILVTEVKKLGGKAYKFVSPGNSGVPDRIVIFPKKPPVFVELKTDTGVLTNLQTVQVKRLRELGQTVEVVKGIAGLIKFFGKYGYPQVSILLSGKYKGVKTDGV; translated from the coding sequence ATGTTAGAGAAAGAGATTGAGAAAATATTGGTGACAGAAGTGAAGAAGTTGGGAGGTAAGGCATATAAGTTTGTCAGTCCCGGTAACAGCGGGGTACCGGACCGGATTGTAATATTCCCGAAAAAACCCCCGGTGTTTGTGGAATTGAAAACGGACACAGGCGTGCTTACGAACCTGCAGACTGTACAGGTGAAAAGGCTGAGAGAACTTGGCCAAACGGTGGAAGTAGTAAAGGGGATAGCCGGATTGATCAAATTTTTCGGGAAATACGGATATCCGCAAGTGAGCATTCTACTTTCCGGAAAATACAAAGGGGTGAAAACAGATGGAGTTTAA
- a CDS encoding DNA polymerase, with amino-acid sequence MLRHLSIDIETKSSVDIGKAGLYRYAQSEDFEVLLFAYQMDDGEVELVDLAQGEQIPENVQLTLKDATVVKHAYNAAFEWYCLNRAGYETPLEQWRCTMIHGLYCGYTAGLDATGKAIGLPQDKQKLTTGKALIRYFCVPCKPTKSNGNRTWNLPRHAPEKWELFKEYCKQDVVTERAILKRLSCFPVPEEEQELWQQDIRMNAFGVRVDSKLIEGALMIDGVSSTELTEEAINITGLQNPNSTAQLKAWVEKELSDSLEMDVELPGLRKEDVSILLERNDLPKEIRRVLEIRQQLGKTSIKKYVAMETAKGADDRVRGLTQYYGANRTGRWAGRLVQLQNLPRNYLKTLDYARELVKTKNYDGIRFLYGNVPDTLSQLIRTAFIPSEGHKFVVADFSAIEARVIAWLAGEQWVNEVFATHGKIYEATASQMFHVPIEKIVKGNPEYSLRQKGKVATLALGYQGGTAALIAMGALNMGLAEEELPDIVQRWRNANPRIRDLWYAVEQAALTTMQTAQPQGINGLIFRYEGELMYGQSFLTVQLPSGRKLFYPKPFLKENQFGKMAIHYYTVGQQTKKWEVASTYGGKMTENIVQAIARDCLAETLRRIEQLGLQVVFHVHDEVIIDAPMEVTVEQICDLMAEPISWAPGLLLKGAGFESSYYMKD; translated from the coding sequence ATGTTAAGGCATTTGAGTATAGACATTGAAACAAAGAGCAGCGTGGATATCGGAAAAGCCGGATTGTACAGATATGCACAGTCAGAAGATTTTGAAGTGTTATTGTTTGCTTATCAGATGGATGATGGAGAAGTTGAGCTTGTGGATTTGGCACAGGGAGAGCAGATCCCGGAAAATGTACAGTTGACGCTGAAAGATGCGACTGTTGTAAAACATGCATACAATGCAGCGTTTGAATGGTATTGCCTGAATCGTGCCGGTTATGAGACACCATTAGAACAGTGGAGATGCACTATGATACATGGACTGTATTGTGGTTACACAGCCGGATTGGATGCGACCGGAAAGGCAATCGGACTTCCGCAGGACAAGCAGAAACTGACAACCGGAAAAGCATTGATCCGGTACTTCTGCGTTCCATGTAAACCGACAAAGAGCAATGGAAATCGGACATGGAATCTCCCGAGACATGCACCGGAGAAATGGGAATTGTTCAAGGAATACTGCAAACAGGACGTGGTAACAGAGCGTGCAATATTAAAACGTCTGAGTTGTTTTCCGGTTCCGGAAGAAGAACAAGAGTTATGGCAGCAGGATATCCGGATGAACGCCTTTGGTGTACGTGTGGATTCGAAATTGATTGAAGGAGCGCTGATGATAGACGGGGTGAGCAGTACAGAGCTGACAGAAGAGGCGATCAATATTACAGGACTGCAAAATCCAAATAGTACAGCACAGTTGAAAGCATGGGTGGAAAAAGAACTTTCAGACAGCTTAGAGATGGATGTGGAACTTCCGGGACTACGAAAAGAAGACGTCTCCATACTTTTGGAAAGAAACGACCTCCCAAAGGAAATAAGGCGTGTTCTCGAAATACGGCAGCAGCTTGGGAAAACATCCATTAAGAAATACGTGGCGATGGAAACGGCCAAGGGTGCAGATGACCGTGTGCGTGGTCTGACACAGTATTATGGGGCGAATCGGACCGGAAGATGGGCGGGACGTCTTGTGCAGTTACAGAATCTCCCAAGAAATTATTTAAAGACGTTAGACTATGCAAGAGAACTTGTTAAGACAAAGAATTATGACGGAATAAGGTTCTTGTATGGAAATGTTCCGGACACCCTTTCCCAGCTGATCAGAACAGCATTTATCCCATCGGAGGGACATAAGTTTGTAGTTGCCGATTTTTCCGCAATTGAGGCGCGTGTGATCGCATGGCTTGCGGGGGAACAGTGGGTAAACGAAGTATTTGCTACTCACGGAAAGATTTATGAAGCAACGGCATCTCAGATGTTTCATGTGCCGATTGAAAAGATTGTAAAAGGAAACCCGGAGTACAGTCTTAGACAGAAAGGAAAGGTTGCGACACTTGCGCTTGGATACCAGGGAGGAACAGCTGCGCTGATCGCGATGGGAGCATTGAACATGGGACTGGCAGAAGAGGAACTTCCGGATATTGTGCAGAGATGGAGAAATGCGAATCCGAGAATCCGAGATTTGTGGTATGCGGTGGAACAGGCAGCGCTTACAACGATGCAGACAGCTCAGCCACAGGGCATCAACGGTTTGATTTTCCGGTATGAGGGGGAACTGATGTATGGACAGAGCTTCCTGACAGTACAATTGCCAAGTGGGCGAAAACTTTTTTATCCGAAACCGTTCTTAAAGGAAAATCAGTTCGGAAAGATGGCAATCCATTATTATACAGTCGGACAGCAGACAAAAAAATGGGAAGTGGCATCTACTTATGGAGGAAAAATGACGGAAAATATCGTGCAGGCAATCGCAAGAGACTGTTTAGCTGAAACCCTCAGAAGGATTGAGCAATTAGGCTTGCAGGTCGTATTCCACGTACATGACGAGGTTATCATTGATGCGCCGATGGAAGTAACGGTGGAACAAATCTGTGACTTGATGGCGGAACCAATCAGCTGGGCACCGGGTTTGCTCTTAAAGGGAGCCGGATTTGAAAGCAGTTATTATATGAAAGACTAG
- a CDS encoding DUF2815 family protein gives MENLTNVTTGKVRLSYVHVFKPYAYQPGQEEKFQVTILVPKTDMDTMNRINAAIEAAKQKGISDKWNGVCTPIVPTPVYDGDGVRPSDGMAFGPECKGHWVFTASAKADYPPEVVDANLNPIINQSEIYSGIYARVNVNFFPYAFGGKKGIGCGLGPVQKLADGEALGGSAPTASQAFGAPAPQQTAAQVTQQYQQTQSTINPITGLPM, from the coding sequence ATGGAAAATTTAACAAACGTAACAACAGGAAAAGTAAGATTATCATATGTACATGTATTCAAACCATACGCGTATCAGCCGGGACAGGAAGAAAAATTTCAGGTAACCATCTTGGTACCAAAGACAGATATGGATACGATGAACCGGATCAATGCAGCAATTGAAGCTGCCAAGCAGAAAGGGATTTCAGATAAATGGAACGGAGTGTGTACTCCAATCGTCCCGACTCCGGTATACGACGGTGATGGCGTGAGACCATCAGACGGGATGGCTTTTGGTCCGGAGTGTAAAGGACACTGGGTATTCACTGCGAGTGCAAAAGCAGACTATCCACCGGAAGTTGTAGATGCGAATCTAAATCCGATCATCAATCAGTCAGAGATTTACAGTGGTATTTATGCAAGAGTAAATGTGAATTTCTTCCCGTATGCATTCGGAGGAAAGAAAGGAATCGGGTGCGGACTAGGTCCAGTGCAGAAACTTGCAGACGGAGAAGCGCTGGGAGGAAGTGCACCGACAGCTTCACAAGCTTTTGGAGCGCCTGCACCTCAGCAGACTGCAGCGCAAGTAACACAGCAATATCAGCAGACACAATCTACAATAAATCCGATTACCGGATTACCAATGTAG
- a CDS encoding virulence-associated E family protein — MDYNRKLWISTAGTRKATYWPKNEIMWSDFVDRLKNPVRSSETMEEYLALGKSQQAELKDVGGFVGGTFINDRRKSSYVQGRDILTLDMDNIPAGQTDEILKRVSGLGCAAAVYSTRKHTGYAPRLRVLIPLDRTATSDEYEPAARKAAALIGIEFCDPTTFDASRLMYWPSCCSDGEYICKSYDHPFCSLDGLLGMYQDWKCVSEWPQVPGSDAIERRRLARQENPLEKKGIIGAFCRTYTVTQAMEKFIPGMYEATDIPGRYTYTGGSTTGGAILYDDDLFLYSHHATDPCSGQLVNAFDLIRLHMFSDRDKESKEATPVNKLPSFQAMSKLAREDKTVSGLVVKEKFEQAKEVSGMNPAEDENVDWVLRLTRDGNNRIEKTINNVTIILENDPFLKGKIVTDEFASCGMVRGSLPWNQREGKRRWEDVDYAGYYRYMETFYGITGKEKLDNGLLIVSSQNKVNEVKEYLTSLKWDGVKRVDTLLSDYLGADDNLYTRAVIRKSLCAAVARGILGGVKYDYMPIFAGPQGIGKSTFLAILGREWFSDSLTSFEGKESAELIQGTWINEVGELTAMTKQETSAVKQFLSKTHDIYRAAYGRTTNKYPRRCVFFGTSNDSEFLKDSTGNRRFWPVDVGEHKAKKSVWQHLPLEVDQIWAEAYVYWAMGEELFLPKEIEKLAEEQQEKHRESFAKEGVIREFLDRKIPADWNSMNLLQRRQYLQGGMQTAEKQVLVDREKVCAAEIWQECFGSDIKYMGKRDSMEINNILSGIPGWKRNRSSQRYGFYGTQRGFERVSTM, encoded by the coding sequence ATGGATTACAATAGAAAATTATGGATCAGCACGGCCGGAACCAGAAAGGCAACGTACTGGCCGAAGAATGAAATCATGTGGTCTGATTTTGTGGACCGTCTGAAAAATCCGGTGAGAAGTTCTGAAACAATGGAGGAATATCTGGCGCTGGGGAAAAGCCAGCAGGCGGAATTGAAGGACGTAGGTGGATTCGTAGGCGGCACCTTTATAAATGACAGGAGAAAGAGCTCTTATGTACAAGGAAGGGATATTTTGACTTTGGATATGGATAATATCCCCGCAGGACAGACGGATGAAATATTGAAAAGAGTATCAGGGCTTGGATGTGCGGCTGCAGTCTACAGTACAAGGAAACATACAGGATATGCGCCAAGACTGAGGGTGCTGATCCCGTTAGACAGGACAGCTACCTCTGATGAATATGAGCCGGCAGCAAGAAAAGCAGCAGCGCTGATCGGGATCGAGTTCTGTGATCCAACGACATTTGATGCAAGCCGGCTGATGTACTGGCCAAGCTGCTGTAGTGATGGGGAATATATCTGTAAAAGTTATGATCATCCGTTCTGCAGTCTGGACGGATTGCTTGGGATGTACCAGGACTGGAAGTGCGTGAGCGAGTGGCCGCAGGTACCGGGAAGTGATGCGATCGAGCGCAGAAGACTTGCAAGACAGGAGAATCCGTTAGAGAAAAAAGGAATTATCGGAGCTTTCTGCCGTACGTATACGGTCACGCAGGCAATGGAGAAATTTATCCCTGGCATGTATGAGGCAACGGATATTCCGGGGAGATATACATACACTGGTGGATCCACAACAGGCGGGGCGATCCTGTACGATGACGATCTATTCTTATATTCCCACCATGCAACGGATCCATGCTCCGGACAGCTTGTGAATGCGTTTGACTTGATCAGGCTGCATATGTTCTCCGACAGGGATAAGGAATCAAAGGAGGCAACTCCGGTGAATAAGCTTCCATCTTTCCAAGCAATGTCAAAGCTTGCAAGGGAAGACAAGACAGTATCAGGGCTTGTAGTAAAAGAGAAGTTTGAACAGGCAAAAGAAGTCTCCGGCATGAATCCGGCTGAGGATGAAAATGTGGACTGGGTCTTAAGACTTACAAGAGACGGAAATAACAGGATTGAAAAAACAATCAATAACGTGACCATAATCCTGGAGAATGACCCTTTTTTGAAAGGAAAGATTGTGACAGATGAGTTTGCAAGCTGCGGCATGGTGCGCGGGAGCCTTCCGTGGAATCAGAGAGAAGGAAAGCGGAGATGGGAAGATGTGGACTATGCCGGATATTATCGCTATATGGAGACGTTTTACGGGATTACAGGCAAGGAAAAGCTGGACAACGGTCTTCTGATCGTCAGCAGTCAGAACAAGGTCAATGAGGTGAAGGAATACCTGACAAGTCTCAAATGGGACGGTGTGAAGCGGGTGGATACGCTTCTTTCGGATTATCTTGGGGCTGACGATAACCTCTATACGCGTGCAGTAATACGAAAATCATTGTGCGCCGCAGTGGCAAGGGGAATCTTAGGCGGTGTGAAATATGATTACATGCCGATCTTTGCAGGACCGCAGGGGATTGGAAAGAGTACATTTCTTGCAATTCTTGGAAGAGAGTGGTTTTCTGATTCCCTCACAAGTTTCGAAGGAAAAGAGTCCGCGGAGCTGATACAGGGAACTTGGATCAATGAAGTCGGGGAACTGACGGCGATGACGAAGCAGGAGACCAGTGCGGTCAAACAGTTTCTGAGCAAGACGCATGATATCTATAGGGCGGCTTATGGACGTACAACGAATAAATACCCAAGACGGTGCGTATTCTTCGGTACAAGCAACGACAGCGAGTTTTTAAAGGATTCCACGGGGAACAGAAGGTTCTGGCCGGTGGATGTAGGAGAACATAAAGCAAAGAAATCGGTATGGCAGCATCTCCCTTTGGAAGTGGATCAGATATGGGCAGAAGCCTACGTGTATTGGGCAATGGGGGAAGAATTATTTTTACCGAAAGAGATTGAAAAACTGGCAGAAGAACAGCAGGAAAAACACAGGGAGTCTTTTGCAAAAGAAGGTGTAATAAGGGAATTTTTGGATAGAAAAATCCCAGCAGACTGGAATAGTATGAACCTATTGCAGAGGCGGCAGTACCTCCAGGGAGGGATGCAGACAGCAGAAAAACAGGTTCTGGTAGACCGGGAAAAGGTATGTGCTGCAGAGATTTGGCAGGAATGTTTTGGAAGTGATATCAAGTACATGGGAAAAAGAGACAGTATGGAGATCAATAATATTTTATCTGGAATACCAGGATGGAAAAGGAACCGGTCTTCGCAGAGATATGGCTTTTACGGAACTCAAAGAGGGTTTGAAAGGGTGTCAACAATGTAG